The following coding sequences lie in one Cyanobacterium sp. Dongsha4 genomic window:
- a CDS encoding 2-isopropylmalate synthase, producing the protein MTNQPDRIIIFDTTLRDGEQSPGASLNVEEKLNIAKALSKLGVDVIEAGFPHASPGDFNAVQRIAETVGTENGPTICGLARATKQDIKSAGEALKPAFKRRIHTFLATSDIHLEYKLKKTRAEVLQIVPEMVAYAKTFTDDVEFSPEDAGRSDPEFLYQVLEAAIASGATTVNIPDTVGYTTPSEYGALIKGIKDNVPNIDQAIISVHGHNDLGLAVANFLEAVKNGARQLECTINGIGERAGNAALEELVMALHVRRQYFNPFLGRPTDSTEPLTNIDTKQIYKTSRLVSNLTGMMVQPNKAIVGANAFAHESGIHQDGVLKNRLTYEIMDAESIGLTTNQIVLGKLSGRNAFRTRLQELGFELSEDDLNKAFLRFKEVADKKREITDWDLEAIVNDEIQQPPELFRLELVQVSCGDHSSPTATITLRTPDGKELSDASIGTGPVDAVYKAINRVVNIPNELTEYSVKSVTAGIDAMGEVTIRLKHEGKTYSGYAANTDVIVASARAYVSALNRLYAALENRKENPDLALANQ; encoded by the coding sequence ATGACCAATCAGCCAGATAGAATTATTATATTTGATACCACTTTAAGAGATGGAGAACAATCTCCCGGGGCGAGTTTAAATGTAGAAGAAAAATTAAATATAGCCAAAGCCCTATCCAAATTAGGAGTTGATGTTATTGAGGCAGGATTTCCCCATGCTAGTCCGGGGGATTTTAACGCTGTACAAAGAATTGCGGAAACCGTAGGCACGGAAAATGGCCCCACTATTTGTGGTTTAGCAAGGGCAACTAAGCAAGATATTAAAAGTGCAGGAGAAGCCCTTAAACCTGCTTTTAAACGCAGAATCCATACTTTTTTAGCTACCTCTGATATTCATCTTGAGTATAAGTTGAAGAAAACCAGAGCTGAAGTGTTACAGATTGTGCCTGAAATGGTAGCCTATGCCAAAACATTTACTGATGATGTAGAATTTTCCCCTGAAGATGCAGGAAGAAGTGATCCTGAATTTCTCTATCAAGTTTTAGAAGCTGCGATCGCATCTGGGGCAACGACAGTAAATATTCCCGATACAGTAGGTTACACAACCCCTAGCGAATATGGTGCATTAATCAAAGGAATTAAAGACAATGTGCCGAATATTGACCAAGCAATTATATCTGTGCATGGACATAATGACTTAGGTTTGGCCGTTGCTAATTTCCTCGAAGCAGTGAAAAACGGAGCAAGACAATTAGAATGTACCATTAATGGTATCGGTGAAAGAGCAGGAAATGCTGCATTAGAAGAATTAGTTATGGCTCTCCATGTGCGCCGTCAGTATTTTAACCCCTTCTTGGGTCGTCCAACTGATTCTACCGAACCTTTAACTAACATTGATACAAAACAAATTTACAAAACTTCTCGCTTGGTATCTAACTTAACTGGCATGATGGTGCAACCCAACAAAGCTATTGTGGGGGCGAATGCCTTTGCCCATGAGTCAGGAATTCATCAAGATGGCGTTTTGAAAAACCGTCTCACCTATGAGATTATGGACGCAGAATCCATCGGTTTAACCACTAACCAAATTGTATTAGGTAAGCTATCTGGTCGTAATGCTTTCCGTACCCGTTTACAGGAATTAGGCTTTGAATTGTCCGAAGATGATTTGAATAAAGCCTTCTTGCGTTTTAAAGAAGTGGCAGACAAAAAACGGGAAATCACTGATTGGGATTTAGAAGCCATTGTTAATGACGAAATTCAACAACCCCCCGAATTATTCCGTTTGGAATTAGTACAAGTTTCCTGTGGTGATCATTCTTCTCCTACAGCGACAATTACCCTGAGAACCCCAGATGGTAAGGAGTTGAGCGACGCTTCTATCGGAACTGGTCCCGTGGATGCAGTTTATAAAGCCATTAATCGAGTGGTAAATATCCCCAATGAATTAACGGAATATTCAGTCAAATCCGTTACTGCTGGTATTGATGCTATGGGAGAAGTTACTATTCGTCTTAAACATGAGGGTAAAACCTATTCTGGTTATGCGGCGAATACAGATGTTATTGTTGCTTCTGCCCGTGCTTACGTCAGTGCTTTAAATCGTCTTTATGCGGCTTTAGAAAATAGAAAGGAAAATCCCGATTTAGCTTTGGCTAATCAGTAA
- a CDS encoding phosphatidate cytidylyltransferase, which yields MPYARTISAIVAIALALIMIVLGGLYFTICFGVIVFLAQLEYFRLVKAKGIEPAAKTTLVVSQLLLITATFIPNLTDATFALAGALICFYLLFQPKLATIADISTSILGLFYAGYLPSYWIRLRVSLDQNTAYAQSIPNIHNLPLDGYFPIHPFDISSFPDALKLTFMAMACIWAADIGAYLIGKNFGKTKLSHISPKKTVEGSLSGITGSILVGLVGAWLLQWDAWIITGSFLGLLIGVVSLLGDLMESMMKRDAGVKDSGQLIPGHGGILDRTDSYVFTAPLVYYFVTLLLPLFSHSF from the coding sequence ATGCCTTATGCCAGAACTATTAGTGCTATAGTTGCGATCGCCCTTGCTTTGATAATGATTGTATTGGGGGGTTTATATTTTACCATCTGTTTTGGTGTGATAGTCTTTCTCGCCCAATTAGAGTATTTTCGTTTAGTCAAAGCTAAAGGAATCGAACCTGCCGCAAAAACCACTCTAGTAGTTTCTCAACTATTACTAATTACTGCTACTTTTATTCCTAATTTAACGGATGCAACCTTTGCCCTTGCAGGGGCGTTAATTTGTTTTTATTTGCTCTTTCAGCCGAAGTTAGCAACCATTGCTGATATATCAACTTCTATTTTAGGGCTGTTTTATGCAGGATATTTACCTAGCTATTGGATACGTTTAAGAGTTAGTTTAGATCAAAATACTGCTTATGCCCAGTCTATTCCCAATATTCACAACTTACCTTTAGATGGTTATTTTCCCATACATCCTTTTGATATTAGTAGTTTTCCTGATGCCCTTAAACTGACTTTTATGGCAATGGCTTGTATTTGGGCGGCTGATATTGGTGCTTATTTAATCGGGAAGAATTTTGGTAAAACTAAACTATCTCATATTAGTCCGAAAAAAACTGTTGAGGGTTCTCTGTCAGGAATTACAGGAAGTATTTTGGTGGGTTTAGTTGGGGCATGGTTATTGCAGTGGGATGCGTGGATAATTACTGGTTCTTTTTTGGGTTTATTAATCGGAGTGGTTAGCCTGTTAGGAGATTTAATGGAATCGATGATGAAAAGAGATGCAGGAGTGAAAGATTCTGGGCAATTAATCCCTGGCCATGGCGGAATTCTCGATCGCACTGATAGTTATGTATTTACTGCACCATTAGTTTACTATTTTGTCACCCTACTTTTACCATTATTTTCCCATAGTTTTTGA
- a CDS encoding DNA phosphorothioation-associated putative methyltransferase, translated as MVNNFDQISLLLRQSTIGKHLPQNLYVHISTLDFLDQYIQEYELKARKIINNISTFTLIKFSLSEPKISYLFYPEFLTNPHPPLAKSIVVNLKDLTTKNIEYSQSNNPPILHRKETFLTPNYPDYQKFAYLTHLEEELGLLDNPRYIGTQKQWEQLLQDNFISFSDHFLICNLDDNPAEFIKIKRHRAAMVRNRLSRPVRLVLEAGLFAEKNSFFDYGCGHGLDVEIIKEKGFISHGWDPYYQPYNSLKKADIVNLGYIINVIENVTERREALIKAWSLTKEILIVSAQVLIDDRTSGYMIYGDGIVTERNTFQKYYEQEELKNYIEQVLNEEAIPIGLGVFLVFRNVEKANNFRLSRFHSRVKSPRILSPAKKFADYEELLKPLMDFYSERGRLPQKGELLQEEKIKAEFRTYRQAFKVILQVTDQKEWDKIEDQRRQDILLYLALSRFSKRPTIRQLSSTLKADIKSLFGSYQGACFLADEMLITLGNLEIVRKICEEMTFGKLFEKSYLVHINNLDNLPTLLRLYEGCASRTVGRMETANLIRFHLNIPRISYLYVPNFDTEKEPILFSTMSIDLQDLRVKYRNYDNEPNPPTVKDKEKLILRDLQ; from the coding sequence ATGGTGAATAACTTTGATCAAATTTCCTTACTATTGCGTCAAAGTACCATCGGAAAACATCTTCCGCAAAATCTTTATGTGCATATTTCGACTTTAGATTTTTTAGATCAATATATTCAAGAATATGAATTAAAAGCGAGAAAAATTATTAATAATATAAGCACCTTTACTCTCATTAAATTTAGCTTAAGTGAACCAAAAATATCCTATTTATTTTATCCTGAATTTTTAACTAATCCTCATCCTCCTTTAGCCAAAAGTATTGTCGTTAATTTAAAAGATTTAACAACCAAAAATATAGAATATTCTCAAAGTAATAATCCTCCCATTCTACACCGCAAAGAAACTTTTTTAACCCCTAACTATCCAGATTATCAAAAATTTGCATATCTAACCCATCTTGAAGAAGAATTAGGACTATTAGATAATCCTCGCTACATCGGAACTCAAAAACAATGGGAGCAATTATTACAGGATAATTTTATTAGTTTTTCTGATCATTTTTTAATTTGCAATCTTGATGATAATCCAGCAGAATTTATAAAAATTAAGCGTCATCGTGCCGCTATGGTGAGAAATAGACTTTCTCGTCCTGTAAGATTAGTTTTAGAAGCAGGTTTATTTGCAGAAAAAAATAGTTTTTTTGACTATGGTTGTGGGCATGGTTTAGATGTTGAAATAATAAAAGAAAAAGGCTTTATTAGTCATGGATGGGATCCCTATTATCAGCCTTATAATTCTTTAAAAAAAGCTGATATTGTTAACTTAGGTTATATAATAAATGTGATTGAAAATGTCACAGAAAGACGAGAAGCATTAATCAAAGCATGGTCATTAACAAAAGAAATATTAATTGTTTCTGCTCAAGTTCTAATTGACGATCGCACTTCTGGTTATATGATTTATGGAGATGGTATTGTTACCGAGAGAAATACTTTTCAAAAATATTATGAACAAGAAGAATTAAAAAATTATATTGAACAAGTTTTAAATGAAGAAGCAATCCCCATTGGCTTAGGAGTATTTTTAGTTTTTAGAAATGTAGAAAAAGCTAATAATTTTCGTCTTTCAAGGTTTCATTCACGGGTTAAATCTCCTCGTATTTTATCCCCAGCCAAAAAATTCGCTGACTATGAAGAATTATTAAAACCATTAATGGATTTTTATAGTGAAAGAGGAAGACTACCTCAAAAAGGGGAGTTACTTCAAGAAGAAAAAATTAAGGCAGAATTTAGAACTTATCGACAAGCATTTAAAGTTATTTTACAAGTAACAGACCAAAAAGAATGGGATAAAATCGAAGATCAAAGAAGACAAGATATATTACTTTATTTAGCCTTAAGTCGTTTTAGCAAACGCCCTACTATTAGACAACTATCTTCTACACTAAAAGCAGATATAAAAAGTTTATTTGGTAGCTATCAAGGAGCTTGTTTTTTAGCAGATGAAATGTTAATAACCCTAGGAAATTTGGAAATTGTAAGAAAAATTTGTGAGGAAATGACATTTGGTAAACTTTTTGAAAAAAGCTATTTAGTACATATTAATAATTTAGATAACTTACCTACCTTACTAAGATTATATGAAGGGTGTGCCAGTAGAACAGTGGGTAGAATGGAAACGGCAAATTTAATCAGATTCCATCTCAATATTCCTCGCATTAGTTATTTATATGTTCCTAATTTTGACACAGAAAAAGAACCAATTTTGTTTTCAACAATGAGTATTGATTTACAAGATTTGCGGGTAAAATATCGTAATTATGATAACGAACCAAATCCACCAACAGTTAAAGATAAAGAAAAACTGATACTGAGAGATTTACAATAA
- a CDS encoding LCP family protein, producing MKKSVSPLLQGFIWGGCFTLTAAISGFVGMTVALKSPLPVNIEPFMEKVQALKRFGLSALFTSPLEQSTNILVMGIDRVPNAEGVDKFTGRSDTMLLVRLDPDTHTLKMLSIPRDSRVRLPNGAYTKINGANARGGVPLVKEVIQDNLNGVTVDHYIRVTTDAFKKLVDLVGGVEVYVPVDMQYIDRTQGLYIDLKQGKQVLNGEEAEQFARFRHDNLGDIGRVQRQQILLKALGDKMRSPQMIFKTPQIIDLLQEEIDTDLTSSQIMTLAGFALGLDKKDIRMLMLPGRPSYPREYQLSYWLISEENKQSVIEEYLQTENATPYNRPSPSRIRIAIKNATPNRQLDDKLAELLGENGYRNVYISQKSTIPSATTQIIVQKGDNESAQQIQRVLNFGELEYSSTGDIDSDITIILGTDAEKLLEENSFIN from the coding sequence GTGAAAAAATCAGTTTCTCCTTTATTACAGGGCTTTATTTGGGGAGGATGTTTTACCCTCACTGCAGCTATTTCGGGTTTTGTGGGTATGACAGTAGCATTGAAAAGCCCTTTGCCTGTAAATATAGAGCCTTTTATGGAAAAAGTACAGGCTTTAAAACGTTTTGGTTTGTCAGCGTTATTTACTTCACCTCTTGAGCAGTCAACTAATATCTTAGTAATGGGTATTGATAGAGTGCCTAATGCCGAGGGTGTTGATAAATTCACTGGTCGTAGTGATACAATGTTACTGGTGCGATTAGATCCTGATACTCATACCTTAAAAATGCTATCTATTCCTAGAGATAGCCGTGTGCGTTTACCCAATGGGGCTTATACAAAAATTAATGGGGCAAATGCAAGAGGGGGAGTGCCTTTAGTCAAAGAGGTTATCCAAGATAATTTAAACGGCGTTACAGTGGATCATTATATCAGGGTTACTACTGACGCATTTAAAAAGTTAGTGGATTTGGTTGGGGGTGTAGAGGTTTATGTGCCTGTAGATATGCAATATATCGATCGCACTCAAGGATTATATATTGATTTAAAACAAGGAAAACAAGTCTTAAATGGAGAAGAAGCGGAACAGTTTGCTCGTTTTCGTCATGATAATTTAGGGGATATAGGTAGGGTACAACGGCAACAAATACTATTGAAAGCATTGGGTGACAAGATGCGATCGCCCCAAATGATATTTAAAACACCACAAATAATTGACTTGTTGCAAGAAGAAATAGACACAGATTTAACATCTTCACAAATAATGACACTAGCAGGTTTTGCCCTTGGTTTAGACAAAAAAGATATTAGAATGTTAATGTTACCCGGACGTCCAAGCTATCCTAGAGAATATCAACTAAGTTATTGGCTAATTTCCGAGGAAAATAAGCAAAGCGTTATCGAAGAATACTTACAAACAGAAAATGCAACCCCATATAACCGCCCTTCTCCCAGTCGTATCCGTATAGCCATCAAAAACGCTACTCCCAACCGACAATTAGATGATAAATTAGCAGAATTATTAGGAGAAAACGGTTATCGCAATGTTTACATTAGTCAAAAATCTACTATTCCCAGCGCTACCACTCAAATTATTGTCCAGAAAGGGGATAATGAGTCAGCCCAACAAATTCAAAGGGTGTTAAATTTTGGTGAATTAGAATATTCATCTACAGGAGATATTGATTCTGACATTACCATTATCTTGGGTACAGACGCAGAAAAGTTATTAGAAGAAAATAGTTTTATTAACTGA
- a CDS encoding J domain-containing protein produces the protein MLNKIICQEIERIAKEKGIEISLLKEFANFVIINQKTKITKKKVSKTKGKKPLSMTAIKKAVLDYFQVKDTKDLRKSSEFKLATESMDLNFRQKESWETLYREFVGILPEEEGEEGVNCINGINIFKYFRPWRVFGLNPKTATEKEIKSAYRELSKKYHPDNPETGSAQIFDRINTMYQSILPKTFQS, from the coding sequence ATGTTAAACAAAATTATTTGTCAAGAAATTGAGCGTATTGCCAAGGAAAAAGGAATAGAAATTTCTCTTTTAAAAGAGTTTGCTAACTTCGTTATTATTAATCAAAAAACGAAAATAACCAAGAAAAAAGTAAGTAAAACAAAAGGGAAAAAGCCTCTGTCTATGACAGCAATAAAAAAAGCTGTTTTAGATTATTTTCAAGTGAAAGATACTAAAGATTTACGTAAATCTTCTGAGTTTAAATTAGCCACAGAAAGCATGGATTTAAACTTTCGTCAAAAAGAATCATGGGAAACTCTCTATCGGGAATTCGTTGGTATTTTGCCTGAAGAAGAAGGAGAAGAAGGAGTTAACTGTATCAATGGCATTAATATTTTCAAGTATTTTCGTCCTTGGCGAGTATTTGGACTTAACCCTAAAACTGCAACCGAAAAAGAGATTAAATCTGCTTATCGAGAATTATCAAAAAAATATCATCCAGATAATCCAGAAACAGGAAGTGCTCAAATTTTCGATCGCATCAACACTATGTATCAGTCAATTTTACCTAAGACATTTCAGAGTTAA
- a CDS encoding NYN domain-containing protein, which produces MNGNTAIFYDVENLLKGYNMPKNYINSISLKNIFKEVEKIPKVKRILVQKAYANWSDSRLSVMKREINELGIEPVQIFGFSYYQKKNAADIQLAVDAIDLAYVRNNIDIFVIVSGDGGFSAVARKLHEYGKYVIACGYKSSTNQVLESMCDYFIGIDDPEEENENITEEKKEVEQNLKITNPLVLKMSQSLDRLSSNNREEIIKKSQIILNWFIQDKEAVRELSHSGIHLSVIKEAFKYGIEDFDPHKIGLPKFIQFLQYICKDTDLKIVTSDKFQTKLALKNTILENFEPLPYLDDNFLHSSENYQSILAINNPRIKIIDSEDFLKITSAVACLTDEYTLDILLENINNIYPDIESENINNCLLSLINLDIFAITNSHKHISEKVFRLKLEFQEHKAIIKKFKESIFNKLSSFWGKDLKENIIEQIILDF; this is translated from the coding sequence ATGAATGGAAATACAGCAATTTTTTATGATGTTGAGAATCTTTTGAAAGGCTATAATATGCCTAAAAATTATATTAATAGCATCTCCTTAAAAAATATATTTAAAGAAGTAGAAAAAATCCCCAAAGTTAAGAGAATTTTAGTGCAGAAAGCCTATGCTAATTGGAGCGATTCTCGTTTGTCGGTGATGAAAAGAGAAATTAATGAATTAGGTATTGAGCCTGTACAAATATTTGGTTTTTCTTACTATCAAAAAAAGAATGCCGCCGATATACAATTAGCTGTAGATGCGATCGATTTAGCTTATGTGAGAAATAATATTGATATATTTGTGATTGTTTCTGGGGATGGTGGTTTTTCTGCTGTTGCAAGAAAGTTACATGAATATGGTAAATATGTTATTGCCTGTGGTTACAAATCATCAACTAATCAAGTATTAGAATCCATGTGTGATTATTTTATCGGTATAGATGACCCAGAAGAAGAAAATGAAAATATTACAGAAGAGAAAAAAGAGGTAGAGCAAAATTTAAAAATTACTAATCCTTTAGTATTAAAAATGTCTCAATCTTTGGACAGATTATCTAGTAATAATAGAGAGGAAATAATTAAGAAATCACAGATTATTTTAAATTGGTTTATTCAGGATAAAGAAGCAGTTAGAGAGTTATCTCATTCTGGAATACATTTATCAGTAATAAAAGAAGCATTTAAGTATGGAATAGAAGATTTTGATCCCCATAAAATTGGTTTACCTAAATTCATTCAGTTTTTACAATATATCTGTAAGGATACTGATTTAAAAATTGTTACTTCCGATAAGTTTCAAACTAAATTAGCTCTTAAAAATACTATTCTTGAAAACTTTGAACCTTTACCCTATTTAGACGATAATTTTCTACACTCTTCAGAAAACTATCAATCAATTTTAGCTATTAATAATCCTCGGATTAAAATTATTGATTCAGAAGATTTTTTAAAGATTACTTCTGCTGTTGCCTGTTTAACAGATGAATATACTTTAGATATTCTATTAGAAAATATTAATAATATTTATCCAGATATTGAAAGTGAAAATATAAATAATTGTTTACTCTCTCTAATTAATTTAGATATTTTTGCCATTACTAATTCTCATAAACATATTTCTGAAAAGGTTTTTCGGCTAAAATTAGAGTTTCAAGAACATAAAGCAATTATTAAAAAATTTAAAGAATCTATTTTTAATAAGTTATCATCGTTCTGGGGGAAGGATTTAAAAGAAAATATTATTGAGCAAATTATTTTAGATTTTTAA
- a CDS encoding peroxiredoxin produces the protein MTSLKIGDRTPDFTLPSADGKNVSLSEFLGKKSVVIYFYPKDDTPGCTIESCTFRDSYEEFKEAGAEVIGISSDSPQSHQQFASKYQLPFILLSDSQGKVRKLFGVPNALFLLPGRVTYVIDKEGIVRHIFNSMMDFKAHVDEALKTIKSL, from the coding sequence ATGACAAGTTTAAAAATTGGCGATCGCACTCCCGATTTTACTTTACCCTCTGCGGACGGAAAAAACGTTAGTTTGAGTGAATTTTTAGGGAAAAAATCCGTCGTTATCTATTTCTATCCTAAAGATGACACCCCCGGTTGCACCATAGAATCTTGCACCTTTAGAGATAGCTATGAAGAATTTAAAGAAGCAGGGGCGGAAGTAATCGGTATTAGTAGTGATTCTCCTCAATCTCATCAACAATTTGCCAGTAAATATCAATTACCCTTTATTTTACTTAGTGATAGTCAGGGAAAAGTAAGAAAACTCTTTGGTGTGCCAAATGCGTTATTTTTATTGCCCGGTAGAGTCACCTATGTTATTGATAAAGAAGGAATTGTCAGACATATCTTTAATTCAATGATGGATTTTAAAGCCCATGTGGATGAAGCCTTAAAAACCATAAAATCTCTTTAA
- a CDS encoding rhodanese-related sulfurtransferase, with product MKNRLSMNLIFASFYRFLPLENLEDLQTEFLHWCQEGDIKGTILIAKEGINANIVGEKEPLKEVIKKIQKKLNCDEWEIKYSDVEIMPFARMKVKIKKEIITFGISEADPNKQVGTYIKPKDWNNLISQPDVKLVDTRNEYEVQIGTFKGAENPHIDSFTELNKYIEEHLNPEKDQKVAMFCTGGIRCEKVTALMLSKGFKEVYHLQGGILKYLQEIPPEESLWEGECFVFDERVAVKHGLEKGSYKLCPETGEPIPV from the coding sequence ATGAAAAACAGACTTTCTATGAATCTCATTTTTGCCTCATTTTATCGTTTTTTGCCCTTAGAAAACTTAGAAGATTTACAGACTGAATTTTTGCATTGGTGTCAAGAAGGAGATATAAAAGGAACTATTTTAATCGCCAAAGAAGGAATTAATGCTAATATTGTCGGAGAAAAAGAGCCGCTAAAAGAAGTTATTAAAAAGATCCAAAAAAAACTTAATTGTGATGAGTGGGAAATAAAATATTCTGATGTGGAAATAATGCCTTTTGCTAGAATGAAAGTCAAAATAAAAAAAGAAATCATCACTTTTGGTATTTCTGAAGCTGATCCTAATAAACAAGTGGGAACTTATATTAAACCTAAAGATTGGAATAATTTAATTTCTCAACCCGATGTAAAATTAGTAGATACCCGTAATGAATATGAAGTTCAAATCGGCACTTTTAAAGGAGCAGAAAATCCCCATATTGACTCTTTTACAGAATTAAATAAATATATTGAAGAACATTTAAACCCAGAAAAAGATCAAAAAGTGGCGATGTTTTGCACTGGAGGAATTCGTTGCGAAAAAGTGACGGCGTTAATGTTAAGTAAAGGTTTTAAAGAAGTTTATCATCTACAAGGGGGAATCCTTAAATATTTACAAGAAATTCCCCCAGAAGAAAGTCTCTGGGAAGGAGAGTGTTTCGTATTTGATGAAAGAGTGGCCGTTAAACATGGTTTAGAGAAGGGAAGTTATAAATTGTGTCCTGAAACTGGAGAACCAATTCCTGTATAA
- a CDS encoding ABC transporter ATP-binding protein translates to MITPETAITTFGLTKRFDKHIAVNDVDLQIKKGDVYGLIGPNGAGKTTLIRMLAAAETPTKGEIYLYGDRLLTDNSNSHLKKYLGYLPDDFPLYDDLTVIDYLEYFARLYNIPASERHRRLADVLELVQLEYKRNAEIATLSRGMKQRLSLARTIIHQPVVLLLDEPVSGLDPIARMDFRETIKQLQQAGMTILISSHVLSDLAELCTSVGIMELGFLVESTSLAQLYQRLSRQLILITILEGEDKLIGELKNCPTVKAWEKLADGQRYKLEFTGNQEDSALLLKNLITAGVAIADFHCEKEDLETIFLKLGHKQVS, encoded by the coding sequence ATAATCACTCCTGAAACAGCTATTACAACCTTTGGCTTAACGAAAAGATTTGATAAACATATTGCTGTCAATGATGTGGATTTACAGATAAAAAAAGGGGATGTGTATGGTTTAATAGGTCCTAATGGTGCAGGAAAAACAACTTTAATTAGGATGTTAGCGGCGGCGGAAACTCCCACTAAAGGGGAAATTTATCTCTATGGCGATCGCCTCTTAACGGATAATAGTAACTCCCATCTGAAAAAATATTTAGGCTACCTTCCCGATGATTTTCCCCTCTACGATGATTTAACGGTGATTGATTACCTTGAATATTTTGCGAGATTGTACAATATACCTGCTTCGGAAAGACACCGCCGTTTAGCTGATGTGTTGGAATTAGTGCAGTTAGAATATAAACGCAATGCTGAAATTGCAACTCTTTCTAGGGGGATGAAACAACGGTTAAGCCTTGCTAGAACTATCATTCATCAACCCGTAGTATTATTGTTAGATGAGCCTGTGTCTGGACTAGATCCGATCGCAAGGATGGACTTTCGGGAAACTATCAAACAACTGCAACAGGCTGGAATGACGATTTTAATATCATCTCACGTTTTATCAGACTTAGCGGAATTGTGTACATCGGTGGGAATAATGGAATTAGGCTTTTTGGTGGAAAGCACCTCTTTAGCCCAATTATATCAACGTTTGAGCCGTCAATTAATACTGATTACCATTTTAGAAGGAGAAGACAAACTCATTGGGGAATTAAAAAATTGTCCTACCGTCAAAGCATGGGAAAAACTAGCGGATGGACAACGATATAAATTAGAATTTACAGGCAATCAGGAAGATAGTGCCTTGTTGTTAAAAAATTTGATCACAGCAGGAGTTGCGATCGCAGATTTCCATTGTGAGAAAGAAGATTTAGAAACTATTTTCCTCAAACTCGGACATAAACAAGTCAGTTAA
- the hemF gene encoding oxygen-dependent coproporphyrinogen oxidase encodes MTTVETNSEKIVPTLPPEDAKARVSEFMKTIQDEICAGLEALDGKGKFKEDSWQREEGGGGRSRVMTDGDVFEQGGVNFSEVWGNHLPPSILKQRPEAEGHSFYATGTSMVLHPKNPYIPTVHLNYRYFEAGPVWWFGGGADLTPYYPFAEDAKHFHSTFKKTCDQHHPEYYPVFKRWCDEYFFLKHRNETRGVGGLFFDYQDGTDPLYRGPHPDKAAATYSNQLPSQPQRSWEELFAFVQDCGRTFLPAYVPIAEKRRDTEYGERERHFQLYRRGRYVEFNLVYDRGTIFGLQTNGRTESILMSLPPLVRWEYNYKPEPNTPEAQLYDVFLKPQNWAE; translated from the coding sequence ATGACAACAGTTGAGACTAATTCCGAGAAAATTGTTCCCACTTTACCTCCAGAAGATGCCAAAGCAAGGGTAAGTGAATTTATGAAAACTATACAAGACGAAATTTGTGCAGGATTAGAAGCCTTAGACGGCAAAGGTAAATTCAAAGAAGATAGTTGGCAAAGAGAAGAGGGAGGGGGGGGAAGATCCCGTGTAATGACTGATGGAGATGTGTTTGAGCAAGGCGGAGTCAACTTTTCCGAGGTTTGGGGTAATCATTTACCTCCCAGTATTTTAAAACAACGTCCTGAAGCAGAAGGTCATTCTTTTTATGCTACGGGTACATCTATGGTTTTACACCCCAAAAATCCCTATATTCCCACAGTACATTTAAACTATCGTTACTTTGAAGCAGGTCCTGTGTGGTGGTTTGGTGGTGGTGCGGATTTAACCCCCTATTACCCTTTTGCGGAAGATGCCAAGCATTTTCATTCTACCTTCAAGAAAACTTGTGATCAACATCATCCCGAATATTACCCCGTGTTTAAGCGTTGGTGTGATGAATACTTTTTCTTAAAACACCGCAACGAAACCAGAGGAGTAGGAGGACTCTTTTTCGACTACCAAGACGGTACAGATCCGCTATATAGAGGACCTCATCCCGATAAAGCCGCCGCTACCTATAGTAATCAATTACCCTCTCAACCTCAACGCAGTTGGGAAGAACTTTTTGCCTTTGTGCAAGATTGTGGTAGAACATTTTTACCTGCTTATGTACCCATTGCGGAAAAACGTCGTGACACGGAATACGGAGAAAGAGAGCGTCATTTCCAACTATATCGCCGAGGTAGATATGTAGAGTTTAACTTGGTTTATGACAGAGGTACAATTTTCGGCTTACAAACCAATGGTAGAACCGAATCGATTTTGATGTCATTACCTCCCCTAGTGCGTTGGGAATATAACTACAAACCTGAACCTAATACTCCCGAAGCACAATTATATGATGTCTTCTTAAAACCCCAAAATTGGGCGGAATGA